The sequence CGCTCCTGGTCGGCCTCTTGCGGCGCGAGCCCGTCGACATGCGCGTGCTCGTCTTCGTCAACATGCGACGCGCCGCCGAGCGTCTCGTGCGCTACCTCGAGGCGAACGGCTTCGCCGCCGCGGCGATCACCGGCGACGTCGACCAGCGCCGGCGGCTCGCCATCCTGTCCGACTTCAGGGAAGGGCGGCTCCCCATCCTGGTCGCGACCGACGTGGCCTCGCGCGGCCTCCACATCGAGGGCGTGACGCACGTCTTCAACTACGACCTCCCGTTCGACGCCGAGGACTACGTGCACCGCGTCGGGCGCACGGCGCGCGCGGGCGCCTCGGGCCGCGCGGTGAGCCTCGCCTGCGAGGAGTACGTCGACGGCCTGGAGGCGATCGAGCAGTTCATCGGCTTCAAGCTGCCCTGGGAGATCCCCGAGGACGCGATGCTCGCGCACCCGCTGCACCACCCCCCGCGCGAGCGCGGCGAGCACCGCCGGCCCCACGGGCGGCCGCAGCCGCCGCCTCGGGCCGAGGGCGCCCCCAAGCGGCGCCGGCGCCGAGGCCGCCGGGGTGGCGGAGCGCCCCGGCCCGCGTAGCCGAGCAACGCACGCCGAGCGCGCACGGGAACGGCGCGGGGGAACGAGGAGAGGCGGGTGGCTTTGCCGCCCGCCTTCGTGTTAGCGGACGCCGCATGGACACCGTGCGCTTCGAGGTCGCCGACCGGGTCGCCACCATCACGCTCGATCGCCCCGAGCGGAAGAACGCGATGAACCAGCAGATGAAGGACGAGCTGCGCGCCTGCTGGCAGCGCGTCAAGGCAGAGCCGGACATCTGGGCCGCGATCGTGACCGGTGCGGGCGAGGCCTTCTCGAGCGGCGCCGACGTCGAGTCGCTCGCCGGCGGCGGCTTCACCCGGCCCGACCGCTGGCGCGAGCTCGCCATGATCGAGGGCATCCGCGAGCTGCCCACGCCGCGCCGGCAGCTCGTGCACAAGCCGGTGATCGCGGCGGTGAACGGCGTGGTGGCCGGCTTCGCGCTCGATCTGGTGACCGAGGCGGACATCCCGATCGCCTCGGACGGGGCCACCTTCGTCGATCCGCACGTCTCGCTCGGCTACGTCTCCTCGCACGAGATGGTGAACATGGCGCGCCGCGTGCCGGTCGCGGTCTGCCTCCGCATGGCGCTCCTCGGGAGCCGCGAGCGGATGAGCGCCCAGCGCGCCTACGAGGTGGGGCTCGTCACCGAGGTGGTGCCGCACGCGCGTCTCATGGAGCGCGCCCGCGAGCTGGCGGCGATGGTGGTCAGCAACGCGCCGCTCGCGGTGTGGGGGACGAAGATGGGCATCCTCCAGGGGCTCGGCCTCCCCATTCCGCAGGCCGAGGAGATCGCCGCCGGCTACCTCGAGGTGGTCGAGCAGAGCGAGGACCACGCCGAGGGGCCGCGCGCCTTCGTCGCGAAGCGCCCGCCCGCCTGGAAGGCGCGCTAGCAGGAGGC comes from Deltaproteobacteria bacterium and encodes:
- a CDS encoding enoyl-CoA hydratase/isomerase family protein, whose protein sequence is MDTVRFEVADRVATITLDRPERKNAMNQQMKDELRACWQRVKAEPDIWAAIVTGAGEAFSSGADVESLAGGGFTRPDRWRELAMIEGIRELPTPRRQLVHKPVIAAVNGVVAGFALDLVTEADIPIASDGATFVDPHVSLGYVSSHEMVNMARRVPVAVCLRMALLGSRERMSAQRAYEVGLVTEVVPHARLMERARELAAMVVSNAPLAVWGTKMGILQGLGLPIPQAEEIAAGYLEVVEQSEDHAEGPRAFVAKRPPAWKAR